A genome region from Jeongeupia sp. HS-3 includes the following:
- the purL gene encoding phosphoribosylformylglycinamidine synthase, translating into MADVLQLRGGTALSAFRLDKLRNALSDNGISADLYAEFWHFAEVNTPLDDKAQATLARILHYGEPAEPAKAVGSLLLVLPRLGTISPWSSKASDIAEHCGLGQIARIERGVAVYASKNGAPLSAAEKSLLLPLIHDRMTEQVFETLDAGRELFRHFEPTPLASVDVLNGGKPALEKANVEFGLALSDDEIDYLVENFTKLQRNPTDVELTMFAQANSEHCRHKIFNANYVIDGEAQPYSLFGMIRETHKAAPEGTVVAYSDNSSVIEGAQIGRFYPTPGSAEYAYHDETTHILMKVETHNHPTAISPFPGAATGSGGEIRDEGATGRGSKPKVGLTGFTVSNLNIPGAIQPWEDPAYGKPERIASALDIMIEGPIGGAAFNNEFGRPNIAGYFRTFEEDFGGERRGYHKPIMLAGGMGNINAIHVGKHGLPDGSLLIQLGGPGMLIGMGGSAASSMATGSNAADLDFDSVQRGNPEIERRAQEVIDRCWQQGENNPVLSIHDVGAGGISNAFPELVNDAGQGAVFNLRKVNIEEKGMSPKEIWSNESQERYVLAITPESLLAFEAICERERCPFAVVGRVTDEKQLVVEDPHFGNKPVDMPMEVLLGKPPKMTRDVTRVKPELKMFDSSTIDLKEAAYRVLQLPAVADKSFLINIGDRTVGGYTARDQFVGPWQVPVADVAVTAMGYDTYLGEAMAMGERTPLALISGPASGRMAVAEALTNLAAAPIAKLADVKLSANWMAPAGHPGEDANLYDTVKAVGLDLCRELGISIPVGKDSMSMKTVWSEGDEAKQVTAPLSLVITGFAPVTDVRRVLTPQLRNEADTDLILIDLGDGKCRLGGSALAQVYKQVGQWAPDVVSVPHLKSFFETVQKLNTDGRILAYHDRSDGGLFATVTEMMFAGHVGVTLEIDELCIERRRRGREEDELTSEDIARAENGRMMGVLFNEELGAVLQVKRSDTAAVIAAFANVGIRSELHVIGTLNKDDALKIKKRNRLVLEENRVVLHKAWSETSWRIQRLRDNPACADSEYAQLDAKGDKGLFAKLSFDPSDNIAAPFIATGAKPRVAVLREQGVNGHVEMAAAFTRAGFAATDVHMSDVIAGRISLADFAGLAACGGFSYGDVLGAGEGWAKSILFNERAREQFEAFFNRADTFGLGVCNGCQMMANLSGIVPGAAAWPKFTRNQSEQFEARFVMAELTDSPSLFFGGMAGTQVPVVVSHGEGFANFSQQGDIGKTIVAMRYIDHGGKATETYPRNPNGSPQGIAGVTTADGRFSIMMPHPERVFRTVQNSWHPEGWGEDGAWLRMFRNARRWVG; encoded by the coding sequence ATGGCAGACGTCCTTCAGCTACGCGGTGGCACCGCACTTTCCGCCTTTCGACTCGACAAATTGCGCAATGCGCTGAGCGACAACGGCATCAGCGCCGATCTGTACGCCGAGTTCTGGCATTTCGCGGAAGTGAACACACCGCTGGACGATAAAGCCCAGGCGACGCTGGCGCGCATCCTGCACTACGGCGAACCGGCAGAGCCCGCGAAAGCCGTCGGCTCGCTGCTCTTGGTGCTGCCGCGCCTGGGCACCATCTCGCCGTGGTCGAGCAAGGCCTCCGACATCGCCGAACACTGTGGGCTCGGCCAGATCGCGCGGATCGAGCGCGGCGTGGCCGTGTACGCAAGCAAGAACGGCGCGCCGTTGTCCGCCGCGGAAAAGAGCCTGCTGCTGCCGCTGATCCACGACCGGATGACCGAACAGGTCTTCGAGACGCTGGACGCCGGCCGTGAGCTGTTCCGCCACTTCGAGCCGACGCCGCTGGCGAGCGTCGATGTGTTGAACGGCGGCAAGCCGGCGCTGGAAAAAGCCAACGTCGAATTCGGTCTGGCCTTGTCGGACGACGAAATCGATTATCTGGTCGAGAACTTCACCAAGCTGCAGCGCAATCCGACCGACGTCGAGCTGACCATGTTCGCGCAGGCCAATTCCGAACACTGTCGCCACAAGATTTTCAACGCCAATTACGTGATCGACGGCGAAGCGCAGCCGTACAGCCTGTTCGGCATGATCCGCGAAACGCACAAGGCCGCCCCCGAAGGCACCGTGGTCGCTTACTCGGACAACTCGTCGGTGATTGAGGGCGCGCAGATCGGCCGCTTCTACCCGACGCCGGGCAGCGCCGAATATGCTTACCACGATGAAACCACTCACATCCTGATGAAGGTGGAAACGCACAACCACCCGACCGCGATCTCGCCTTTCCCGGGCGCGGCGACCGGTTCGGGCGGTGAAATCCGCGACGAAGGCGCGACCGGCCGTGGCTCCAAGCCCAAGGTCGGCCTGACCGGTTTCACCGTCTCCAACCTCAATATCCCCGGCGCGATCCAGCCTTGGGAAGACCCGGCCTACGGCAAGCCCGAGCGCATTGCCTCGGCGCTGGACATCATGATCGAAGGCCCGATCGGCGGCGCCGCGTTCAACAACGAATTCGGCCGCCCGAACATCGCCGGCTATTTCCGCACTTTTGAAGAAGACTTTGGCGGCGAGCGTCGCGGCTATCACAAGCCCATCATGCTCGCCGGCGGCATGGGCAATATCAACGCCATCCACGTCGGCAAGCACGGTCTGCCCGACGGCAGCCTGCTGATCCAGCTCGGCGGCCCGGGCATGCTGATCGGCATGGGCGGCAGCGCCGCCAGCTCGATGGCCACCGGTTCCAACGCCGCCGACCTCGACTTCGATTCGGTGCAGCGTGGCAACCCGGAGATCGAACGTCGTGCGCAGGAAGTGATCGACCGCTGCTGGCAGCAAGGCGAAAACAACCCGGTGCTGTCGATCCATGACGTCGGCGCCGGCGGCATCTCCAACGCCTTCCCCGAACTCGTCAACGATGCGGGCCAGGGCGCAGTGTTCAACCTGCGCAAGGTCAATATCGAAGAAAAGGGCATGAGCCCGAAGGAAATCTGGTCGAACGAATCGCAAGAGCGCTATGTGCTGGCGATTACGCCGGAAAGCCTCTTGGCATTCGAGGCGATCTGCGAGCGTGAACGCTGCCCGTTCGCCGTGGTCGGTCGCGTCACCGATGAAAAGCAGCTCGTCGTCGAAGACCCGCATTTCGGCAACAAGCCGGTCGACATGCCGATGGAAGTGCTGCTCGGCAAGCCGCCGAAAATGACCCGCGACGTCACCCGTGTGAAGCCTGAACTGAAGATGTTCGATTCGTCGACCATCGATCTGAAAGAAGCCGCCTACCGTGTGCTGCAATTGCCGGCCGTGGCCGACAAATCGTTCCTGATCAATATCGGCGACCGTACCGTTGGCGGCTACACCGCGCGCGACCAGTTCGTCGGCCCGTGGCAAGTGCCGGTGGCCGACGTCGCCGTCACCGCGATGGGTTACGACACCTATCTCGGCGAAGCGATGGCGATGGGCGAGCGCACGCCGCTGGCGCTGATCTCCGGCCCGGCGTCGGGCCGCATGGCGGTCGCCGAAGCGCTGACCAACCTCGCCGCGGCACCGATCGCCAAGCTCGCCGATGTGAAGCTCTCGGCCAACTGGATGGCGCCGGCCGGCCATCCGGGTGAAGACGCCAACCTGTATGACACCGTCAAGGCCGTCGGCCTCGATCTGTGCCGCGAACTGGGGATTTCGATCCCGGTCGGCAAGGATTCGATGTCGATGAAGACCGTCTGGTCCGAGGGCGACGAAGCCAAGCAAGTCACCGCGCCGCTGTCCTTGGTGATCACCGGCTTCGCCCCGGTCACCGACGTACGCCGCGTGCTGACGCCGCAACTGCGAAACGAAGCCGATACCGACCTGATCCTGATCGATCTGGGCGACGGCAAATGCCGCCTTGGCGGTTCGGCCTTGGCGCAGGTCTACAAGCAGGTCGGCCAGTGGGCGCCGGACGTGGTCAGCGTGCCGCATCTGAAATCGTTCTTTGAAACGGTGCAGAAGCTCAATACCGATGGCCGCATTCTGGCCTACCACGACCGCTCCGACGGTGGCCTGTTCGCCACCGTCACCGAGATGATGTTCGCCGGCCATGTCGGCGTGACGCTGGAAATCGACGAGCTCTGTATCGAACGCCGCCGCCGCGGTCGCGAAGAAGACGAGCTGACTTCGGAAGACATTGCCCGCGCCGAAAACGGCCGGATGATGGGCGTGCTGTTCAACGAAGAGCTCGGCGCCGTGCTGCAAGTGAAACGCAGCGACACCGCCGCGGTCATCGCCGCCTTCGCCAACGTCGGCATCCGCAGCGAGCTGCACGTGATCGGCACGCTCAACAAGGACGACGCGCTGAAGATCAAGAAGCGCAACCGTCTGGTGCTGGAAGAAAATCGCGTCGTGCTGCACAAGGCGTGGTCGGAAACCAGCTGGCGCATTCAGCGCCTGCGCGACAACCCGGCTTGCGCCGATTCGGAATACGCGCAGCTCGACGCCAAGGGCGACAAGGGCTTGTTCGCCAAGCTCTCCTTCGATCCTAGCGACAACATCGCCGCGCCATTCATTGCCACCGGCGCCAAGCCGCGCGTGGCGGTGCTGCGCGAACAGGGCGTCAACGGCCACGTCGAAATGGCCGCCGCGTTCACCCGCGCCGGCTTCGCCGCGACCGACGTGCACATGAGCGACGTCATCGCCGGGCGCATCTCGCTGGCCGATTTCGCCGGCCTCGCCGCCTGCGGCGGCTTCAGCTATGGCGACGTGCTCGGCGCCGGCGAAGGCTGGGCCAAATCGATCCTGTTCAACGAGCGTGCTCGCGAACAGTTCGAAGCCTTCTTCAACCGTGCCGACACTTTCGGCCTCGGTGTCTGCAACGGCTGCCAGATGATGGCCAACCTCTCGGGCATCGTCCCGGGTGCTGCAGCGTGGCCGAAGTTCACTCGTAACCAGTCCGAGCAGTTTGAAGCGCGCTTTGTGATGGCCGAGCTGACCGATTCGCCATCGCTGTTCTTCGGCGGCATGGCCGGCACGCAAGTCCCGGTTGTCGTCAGCCACGGCGAGGGCTTTGCCAACTTCAGTCAGCAAGGTGATATTGGCAAGACTATCGTCGCGATGCGCTACATCGACCACGGCGGCAAGGCGACCGAAACCTACCCGCGGAACCCGAACGGCAGCCCGCAAGGCATCGCCGGCGTCACCACCGCCGATGGCCGCTTCTCGATCATGATGCCGCACCCGGAACGCGTGTTCCGTACCGTGCAGAACTCGTGGCATCCGGAAGGCTGGGGCGAGGATGGCGCGTGGCTGCGGATGTTCCGCAATGCACGGCGCTGGGTTGGCTGA
- a CDS encoding GNAT family N-acetyltransferase translates to MSELSVVHEIEKHRFIIIDAGKLVAEMTYSPLGDDRFIIDHTGVDQAYSGQGLGYRLVDAAVAHARAKGMKILPLCPFAASVFKKKGDEYADVRF, encoded by the coding sequence ATGTCCGAACTCAGCGTTGTGCATGAAATCGAAAAGCACCGTTTCATCATCATCGATGCCGGCAAGCTCGTCGCCGAAATGACCTACTCTCCGCTCGGCGACGATCGCTTCATCATCGACCACACCGGCGTCGACCAGGCCTACAGCGGCCAGGGACTCGGCTACCGGCTGGTCGACGCCGCCGTGGCACATGCACGGGCCAAGGGCATGAAGATCCTGCCGCTGTGCCCATTCGCGGCCAGTGTGTTCAAGAAGAAAGGTGACGAGTACGCTGACGTGCGTTTTTAA
- a CDS encoding lactonase family protein: MTGPTRIYLGCYGDADEATIHVYDFDATSGQMAPLQQFAGIVNASYVLPDVANARLYAVSETGEGEVCALAIGSDGRLSLLNRQASGGDSPCYLSKVGNALLVANYFGHNAALLPLAADGLVLPMAGEVRHNGASHVNAERQDAPHLHSITPSPDGRYALVLDLGRDEIAVYRIDGQQLVPHGQTATAPGAGPRHLVFDAAGRFAYVVNELTSEIAVYAWHDGQLEHRQTISSLPVGFEGDNTGAELQLSPDGTFLYASNRGHDSIAIFRVVDGLLEAAGHVPCGGQMPRNFALSPCGRWLLVANQASGVLVLFARDIASGALTQTAMSAKLDRPVCVKFV; this comes from the coding sequence ATGACCGGCCCGACCCGAATTTACCTTGGCTGCTACGGCGATGCCGATGAAGCCACGATTCACGTTTACGATTTCGACGCGACCAGCGGGCAGATGGCGCCGCTGCAGCAGTTCGCCGGCATCGTCAATGCATCCTATGTGTTGCCTGACGTTGCCAATGCACGGCTGTATGCGGTGAGTGAAACCGGCGAGGGCGAGGTCTGCGCGCTCGCGATCGGTAGCGACGGACGCCTGTCCTTGCTCAACCGCCAAGCGAGCGGCGGCGATTCGCCGTGTTATCTCTCCAAGGTGGGCAATGCGCTGCTGGTGGCCAATTACTTCGGCCACAACGCCGCGCTATTGCCGCTGGCCGCCGACGGCTTGGTGTTGCCGATGGCGGGCGAGGTGCGTCATAACGGTGCCAGTCACGTGAATGCGGAACGGCAGGATGCGCCGCATCTGCACAGCATCACGCCGAGCCCGGATGGCCGTTACGCGCTGGTGCTCGACCTCGGGCGCGACGAGATTGCCGTGTACCGGATCGACGGCCAGCAACTGGTGCCGCACGGCCAGACCGCGACCGCACCGGGAGCCGGCCCGCGCCATCTGGTGTTCGATGCAGCCGGGCGTTTTGCTTATGTGGTCAACGAGCTCACCAGCGAAATTGCGGTGTACGCGTGGCACGATGGCCAGCTTGAGCACCGCCAGACGATCTCCTCGCTACCGGTCGGCTTCGAGGGCGACAACACCGGTGCCGAGCTGCAACTGAGCCCGGATGGCACTTTTCTGTATGCATCGAACCGCGGCCACGACAGCATCGCGATCTTCCGCGTCGTCGACGGCCTGCTCGAAGCGGCCGGCCACGTGCCTTGTGGCGGGCAGATGCCGCGCAATTTTGCGCTATCACCTTGCGGTCGCTGGCTGCTGGTCGCCAATCAGGCTAGCGGTGTGCTGGTGCTGTTTGCGCGTGATATTGCCAGCGGCGCGCTGACGCAAACGGCGATGTCGGCCAAGCTGGATCGGCCGGTGTGTGTGAAGTTCGTGTAA
- the map gene encoding type I methionyl aminopeptidase, with amino-acid sequence MSVSLKSEAQIAKMRVAGQLAAEVLEMIVEYVVPGVSTEELDRRCFEHITKKQKATPANVGYHGFPKTLCTSVNGVVCHGIPSPRDILKDGDIVNIDVTVIKDGWHGDTSRMYFAGTPSPAAKRLADVTFDAMMAGIGAVRPGARLGDVGHAIQTLAEAAGYSVVREYCGHGIGKVYHEDPQVLHYGRAGTGLLLKKGMTFTVEPMINAGSAGVQQLTDGWTVVTRDGSLSAQWEHMIAVTDDGFEILTPWPARG; translated from the coding sequence ATGTCCGTCAGTCTCAAATCCGAAGCCCAGATCGCCAAGATGCGCGTCGCCGGCCAGCTCGCCGCCGAAGTGCTGGAAATGATCGTCGAGTACGTCGTACCCGGCGTGTCGACCGAAGAGCTGGACCGCCGCTGCTTCGAGCACATCACCAAGAAGCAGAAGGCCACGCCGGCCAATGTCGGCTACCACGGTTTCCCGAAAACGCTGTGCACCTCGGTCAACGGTGTCGTCTGCCACGGCATCCCCAGCCCGCGCGACATCCTCAAGGACGGCGACATCGTCAATATCGACGTCACCGTGATCAAGGATGGCTGGCACGGCGACACCAGCCGGATGTACTTCGCCGGTACGCCCAGCCCGGCCGCCAAACGGCTGGCCGATGTCACTTTCGACGCGATGATGGCCGGTATCGGCGCGGTCCGCCCCGGCGCGCGCCTCGGCGACGTCGGCCACGCGATCCAGACGCTGGCCGAAGCCGCCGGCTATTCGGTGGTGCGCGAGTATTGCGGCCACGGCATCGGCAAGGTCTACCACGAAGACCCCCAGGTGCTGCACTACGGCCGCGCCGGCACCGGGCTGTTGCTGAAGAAAGGCATGACCTTCACCGTCGAGCCGATGATCAACGCCGGTAGCGCCGGCGTGCAGCAGCTGACGGATGGCTGGACCGTGGTCACGCGTGATGGCTCGCTGTCGGCACAGTGGGAACATATGATCGCGGTGACCGACGACGGCTTTGAAATCCTCACGCCATGGCCCGCCCGCGGCTGA
- a CDS encoding IS5 family transposase (programmed frameshift), translating into MTSTPPTKRLVHRRHDLPDQTWLLLEPLLPGRHGAWGGRARDNRLFLNAVFWILRTGAPWRDLPPDYGDWKNTHRRFCRWRDKGVWAHLLEALITNPDFEWLMIDATHAKVHPHAAGARGGNQAMGVTKGGLNSKLHLAVDAHGMPVRVLVTSGTTADCTQGGALIDGLSAEYLLADRGYDSDAIVAQASAQGMRTVIPSRRNRKAPREHDAALYRHRHLVENAFLQLKRWRGIATRYAKNAASFLAAVQIRCIAIWARIL; encoded by the exons ATGACAAGCACACCGCCGACCAAGCGCCTGGTACACCGCCGCCACGACCTTCCTGATCAAACGTGGCTTTTGCTCGAACCGCTCCTGCCCGGTCGCCACGGCGCCTGGGGCGGCCGGGCCAGAGATAACCGCCTGTTCCTCAACGCCGTGTTCTGGATTTTGCGTACCGGCGCCCCATGGCGCGATTTGCCGCCCGATTATGGCGACTGGAAGAACACCCACCGCCGCTTTTGTCGCTGGCGTGACAAGGGCGTCTGGGCACACCTGCTTGAAGCGCTGATCACCAATCCGGATTTCGAATGGCTGATGATCGACGCCACGCATGCCAAGGTGCATCCGCATGCCGCCGGCGCACGCGGCGGCAATCAGGCAATGGGGGTGACCAAAGG GGGGCTAAACAGTAAGCTGCACTTGGCGGTGGACGCGCACGGCATGCCGGTGCGGGTCTTGGTGACCTCGGGCACGACGGCGGACTGCACCCAGGGCGGCGCGTTGATTGACGGCTTGAGCGCGGAATACCTGCTGGCTGATCGTGGCTATGACAGCGACGCCATCGTTGCTCAGGCCTCGGCGCAAGGCATGAGAACGGTGATTCCGTCGCGCCGCAACCGTAAGGCGCCGCGTGAACACGATGCGGCGCTGTATCGCCACCGGCATCTGGTTGAAAATGCGTTTTTGCAGCTCAAACGCTGGCGAGGCATCGCCACGCGCTATGCCAAGAATGCGGCGTCATTCCTGGCGGCAGTCCAGATTCGCTGCATTGCGATCTGGGCGCGCATCTTGTGA
- the ggt gene encoding gamma-glutamyltransferase codes for MKHRALLGSILMMAAFAALAKQPVATGHGGAVATISEPASRAAMDILNAGGNAVDAAVAAAAALGVTDPFSCGIGGGGFMMIYSAKDKRVITIDHRESAPRSFSPTVFQKDGKAMEWDDVVPNGIAVGVPGTVRGWSEALNRYGTMSFAQVLKPAIRIAEQGFKVEPNFNRISALNEAKFARFSSTSKLYLKDGKALPVGAPFRNPDMAKTYRAIAKGGVNAFYEGPIAQAVVDAVNLPPATAGTKVYAGAMTLTDLRDYEARFRQPVVSSYRGYEVYGMPPPSSGGIAIAEALNILETFDLSRMTRAQAQHLYLEASRLAFADRNAYVADGEYVDVPLAGLISKNFARERVKLIDPKMDHGKMAQGDPFLLQQDPSVPLRPAPKRVAEPAHTTHLTVSDKEGNIVAYTFTIEDWGGSGIVVPGYGFLLNNEMTDFDFSGPAPNVAEAGKRPRSSMSPTIVLKDGKPAFTLGSPGGSTIITTVLQTIFNHVDLGMPLADALAAPRMSQRNRDKVQVESLLNFIGSDEARALEAYGHAWEDSDQIGAANAIRFNDNGSVTAISEPKRHGGGSAIVQRK; via the coding sequence ATGAAGCACAGGGCATTGCTCGGCAGTATCTTGATGATGGCGGCATTCGCCGCGCTGGCGAAGCAGCCGGTAGCCACCGGCCACGGCGGTGCGGTGGCGACGATCTCCGAACCGGCCAGCCGCGCGGCGATGGACATCCTCAACGCCGGCGGCAATGCCGTCGATGCCGCGGTCGCCGCTGCGGCGGCGCTGGGGGTGACCGATCCGTTCAGCTGTGGCATCGGCGGCGGCGGTTTCATGATGATTTATTCGGCCAAGGACAAGCGGGTGATCACGATCGATCACCGCGAAAGCGCGCCGCGCTCGTTCAGCCCGACGGTGTTCCAGAAAGATGGCAAGGCGATGGAATGGGACGACGTCGTGCCCAACGGCATCGCCGTCGGCGTCCCCGGCACGGTGCGCGGCTGGAGCGAGGCACTGAATCGCTACGGTACGATGAGCTTCGCCCAGGTGCTCAAGCCGGCGATCCGCATTGCCGAGCAGGGCTTCAAGGTCGAGCCGAACTTCAACCGCATCAGCGCGCTCAACGAGGCCAAATTCGCCCGCTTCAGCTCGACCAGCAAGCTTTACCTCAAGGATGGCAAGGCGCTGCCGGTCGGCGCGCCGTTCCGCAATCCCGACATGGCCAAGACTTACCGCGCCATCGCCAAGGGCGGGGTCAACGCGTTCTACGAGGGCCCGATCGCGCAGGCGGTCGTTGATGCGGTGAATCTGCCGCCGGCCACCGCCGGCACCAAGGTCTACGCGGGCGCGATGACGCTGACCGATCTGAGGGATTACGAGGCGCGCTTCCGCCAGCCGGTGGTCTCAAGCTATCGCGGTTACGAGGTCTACGGCATGCCGCCGCCATCGTCGGGCGGGATCGCGATCGCCGAGGCGTTGAATATCCTTGAAACCTTCGACCTCTCGCGCATGACGCGTGCGCAGGCGCAACACCTGTATCTGGAGGCGAGCCGGCTGGCGTTTGCCGACCGCAACGCCTATGTGGCCGACGGTGAATATGTCGACGTACCGCTAGCGGGATTGATCTCGAAGAACTTCGCCCGTGAACGCGTCAAGCTGATCGACCCGAAAATGGATCATGGCAAGATGGCGCAGGGCGATCCCTTCCTGCTCCAGCAAGACCCATCGGTGCCGCTGCGCCCGGCACCTAAGCGTGTCGCCGAGCCGGCGCACACCACCCACCTGACCGTGAGCGACAAAGAGGGCAACATCGTCGCCTACACCTTCACGATCGAGGACTGGGGCGGTAGCGGTATCGTCGTGCCCGGCTACGGCTTCCTGCTCAACAATGAAATGACCGACTTCGATTTCAGTGGCCCGGCGCCGAACGTGGCCGAAGCGGGCAAGCGGCCGCGTTCGAGCATGAGCCCGACCATCGTGCTCAAGGATGGCAAGCCGGCGTTCACGCTCGGCTCGCCCGGCGGCTCGACCATCATCACCACGGTGCTGCAGACGATCTTCAATCACGTCGACCTCGGCATGCCGCTCGCCGACGCATTGGCCGCGCCGCGGATGTCGCAGCGCAACCGCGACAAGGTGCAGGTCGAATCGCTGCTCAATTTTATCGGCAGCGACGAGGCCAGGGCGCTCGAAGCCTATGGCCATGCGTGGGAAGACAGCGACCAGATCGGCGCCGCCAACGCGATCCGCTTCAACGACAACGGCAGCGTGACCGCGATCAGCGAACCGAAGCGCCATGGTGGCGGCAGCGCCATCGTCCAGCGCAAGTAA
- a CDS encoding DUF3862 domain-containing protein produces MRLIAALLLAFCLVACSKVTSENYQKINTGMPHDEVVKLLGEPDTTDGGSVFGISGESASWKSRNTAITIQFINGKVMTKNIEKF; encoded by the coding sequence ATGCGCCTGATCGCCGCCCTGCTCCTCGCCTTCTGCCTCGTCGCCTGCTCCAAGGTCACGAGCGAGAACTATCAGAAAATCAACACCGGCATGCCGCACGACGAGGTCGTGAAGCTGCTGGGTGAGCCGGACACCACCGACGGCGGCAGTGTGTTCGGCATCAGCGGCGAAAGCGCCAGCTGGAAAAGCCGCAATACCGCGATCACCATCCAGTTCATCAACGGCAAGGTGATGACCAAGAACATCGAAAAGTTCTGA
- a CDS encoding polysaccharide deacetylase family protein encodes MTLQQKLGFDADARVLILHADDIGMCQATVSAWASLVEFGLMTSASAMPPCSWFPAAAIAAGQLGRKADLGVHLTLNCEWLNYRWAPITRSAPEDGLTGPDGYFHPLAKPTHEHAKADAVRTELVAQIERAIAAGVELTHLDSHMLTMFSPALLPVYLDLAHQYRLPPLLPRWSAAEIAQWCVLDLDVAQTMFEQVATREAAGETVLIDRFEGLPFDEAFELDERRAWALNWLDTLGAGVHCLVGHPADDTPELRAIAADWRVRTGDRALFADPLFRDAIAERGFKLIGLREIRDAVYPR; translated from the coding sequence ATGACCTTGCAGCAAAAACTCGGTTTCGATGCCGACGCGCGTGTGTTGATCCTGCACGCCGACGACATCGGCATGTGCCAGGCCACCGTGTCGGCGTGGGCCAGTCTGGTCGAATTCGGCCTGATGACCTCGGCGTCGGCGATGCCGCCGTGCAGTTGGTTTCCTGCCGCCGCCATCGCCGCCGGGCAACTGGGGCGCAAGGCCGATCTGGGCGTGCATCTGACCCTCAATTGCGAGTGGCTCAATTATCGCTGGGCGCCGATCACCCGCAGCGCGCCGGAAGACGGCTTGACCGGGCCCGATGGCTATTTCCACCCGCTGGCCAAGCCGACGCATGAACACGCCAAGGCCGATGCGGTCCGCACCGAGCTGGTTGCGCAGATCGAGCGGGCGATCGCAGCCGGGGTCGAGCTGACGCATCTGGATTCGCACATGCTGACGATGTTCAGCCCGGCGCTGCTGCCGGTCTACCTCGATCTGGCGCACCAGTACCGCTTGCCGCCGCTGCTCCCGCGCTGGAGTGCGGCCGAGATCGCCCAGTGGTGCGTGCTCGATCTGGATGTGGCGCAGACGATGTTCGAGCAGGTCGCTACACGCGAAGCGGCCGGTGAAACGGTGCTGATCGACCGCTTCGAAGGACTGCCGTTCGATGAGGCATTCGAGCTGGACGAGCGTCGCGCCTGGGCACTGAACTGGCTCGATACGCTGGGTGCCGGCGTGCATTGCCTGGTCGGTCACCCGGCCGACGACACGCCGGAGCTGCGTGCGATCGCCGCCGACTGGCGCGTACGCACCGGCGACCGCGCGCTGTTCGCCGATCCACTGTTCCGCGACGCCATCGCCGAGCGGGGCTTCAAGCTGATCGGCTTGCGGGAGATCCGCGACGCGGTTTACCCGCGCTGA